In a genomic window of Parambassis ranga chromosome 24, fParRan2.1, whole genome shotgun sequence:
- the mia3 gene encoding transport and Golgi organization protein 1 homolog isoform X1, whose protein sequence is MAAKHIYRQGFLLLLCNFICTAVLERRFSDFKRCADEECSMLLCRGKAVKDFSGPDCRFLSFKKSETIYVYYKLSGRRGDLWAGSVGSHFGYFPKDLLSVNHLYTDKELEIPAEETDFVCFENGFDKFDNYDVDLLLGLSFVANDENKETSDQIHVAEGTQQETQPPEKQGTDSEKQTEHHEHSEDLHEVPDDESASIPEVDTSTESPLPKVEEFNTAAVPDATESATEVVEEKPVPELVLESVSERTETKNAPPTPETEPVPSVSEGMLIPKLQTTLGTTFDAVTTDDAITKSITPYEEEDDEEAEYHPEGDIDIEEGTPDETPLLSFEQTTNTPTTGTHETPETLTGKPKTAEEKNVWTSLGDAVFSVVTGGEVTAQDVNSEEDEDDEDQEEEEAAAKIPQIFDDAKEEPLLVDSPKDLENIEPSSAKEVLSDIKATTSDSHQLLFEGDSVEEVVGHDEALELNDELIPQQTNESVTSLDDPEATTTREPTEGKEKEEALMVPQANEDKVPTQDSTVVTEKDHAFIETDQGVAVSEGIQDEETSTEESHFNDSDVIDDKNLVNQVHDHLMTDLDSNGSRVGLSAGQPKIQEKRHTEQRPDEMEEELLEDENALSFSQSNTDDVTPEPPQPSVSAPEPKYSDDVMRLTLLRDHFTEEDMERVQKLLGLQNLYRVEAMFSDLDTELQATRVLHTGTTQDIESALEGILEASENAILDEVEKLLDSRDTKHNLEHHVDTGFDEETEILDSFQELAFSLRQKYSTASDSAPLAAEKLSHIEQGEHELNNEQQMPHVVEKRFDNNPYPERDDNLAVPDYEEMPAEIKEGKEQEQTVLEEDVTVAEDGGHFNKNKDNQPSFSVSDEMPKVPQATLESPLDMGLGVEVEQSPSGSMESMEPVPEIHEEEVGLFTTGIVYAGCILTIIKNKTVEWIIVMIALLPEEWKPGETLFGCPWQAVVITALVGAVTFTLFFWRTVLAVKKREYLVDEKRLTEQIQMLKKEKSDALAKMSELQKQTEKLKENQKQSKESVSSTVKRIQDLESKVLEAETLNEQMAEDKKKYLKLLEEEQASSLQNETRIEKLEKSNEKLQLSRKKIQEALAKTTVLLDEAKIREDARNIQHKSLEKDYVALKEQNKTLKSTIKDWEDKHKELNEKIKVYQKSQKELEDSVVLKDHNVEVLSELLADLDACDVQKGETKVLANGEVAPDKKTAVRNRIKQMMDVSRVQTTLTVVEEERDRFMTKLLNEEKSRKSLEEKHQELEHALVTLKSEKGHVENQFKILQQKNEIMVEMYQQKENALQQRLTKEELERRSKENLLSEVGGKALEAEEQVKVLRQRINEMEEQMKKTEEVYKEQIKEQENKTHSNWVNARNAERALNQEKLESSKLREKLAVLTSQLNERRAPLFRPNSGQPAGPRQGDSYGPSPVSGGAPSPPLMIEGPRRPPSAPVGRRIDPYGPRPPSDPHGRYPENKHIPGMDMMGPRSSSPANLDGSVPGSFLVSPIRDSPGPMVQGPPPGSGPHDPLSPPGPHGRLPPPGPYRAPRPGPYHLPPGPPPLNIPPPLHGPPLSANGHPGMPLPGPTGGEFGPRPSNGHAFHPRPGPGHVMDPRGPPPPHFRPPPHHFGPMPPPLGVRGPMGPFPPVPPDMRFPGPRDHSGPPMDLPPGLPPHPAHPADSYGNPVPNSLQNSAGAHSGPGQDLHVKQEAHQDSAKPGMVKP, encoded by the exons ATGGCAGCAAAACACATCTACCGACAAGGCTTTCTATTACTTTTGTGTAACTTTATTTGCACTGCAGTCTTGGAAAGAAGGTTCTCCGACTTTAAAAGATGTGCGGACGAGGAGTGCAGCA tGCTTCTGTGTCGAGGAAAAGCTGTGAAAGATTTCTCAGGACCTGATTGTCGGTTCCTTTCTTTTAAGAAATCTGAAACTATCTATGTATACTATAAACTGTCAGGAAGAAGAGGTGACTTATGGGCTGGAAGT GTTGGGAGTCACTTTGGCTATTTCCCAAAAGACCTTCTTTCAGTAAACCACCTTTATACTGACAAAGAGCTTGAAATTCCAGCAGAG GAAACAGATTTTGTCTGCTTTGAGAATGGATTTGACAAATTTGACAATTATGACGTAGACCTGCTATTAGGCCTGTCGTTTGTGGCGAATGATGAAAATAAGGAAACGTCTGACCAAATCCATGTGGCTGAGggcacacagcaggaaacacagcCACCAGAAAAACAAGGGACTGacagtgaaaaacaaactgAGCATCATGAGCACTCAGAGGATCTTCATGAAGTCCCTGATGATGAAAGTGCCTCTATACCTGAGGTAGATACATCAACTGAATCTCCTTTGCCAAAAGTAGAAGAATTCAACACTGCAGCTGTGCCTGATGCCACTGAAAGTGCAACAGAAGTAGTTGAAGAAAAGCCTGTGCCAGAGCTTGTTCTTGAAAGTGTGTCTGAAAGGACTGAAACCAAAAATGCACCCCCAACGCCTGAAACAGAACCAGTGCCCTCAGTTTCTGAAGGCATGCTAATCCCCAAGTTGCAAACTACCCTTGGAACTACTTTTGATGCTGTGACCACTGATGATGCAATCACCAAGAGCATTACCCCatatgaagaggaggatgatgaagaggctGAATACCACCCTGAAGGTGACATTGATATTGAAGAAGGAACTCCTGATGAAACTCCACTGCTGTCATTTGAACAAACCACAAACACTCCAACAACTGGCACCCATGAAACTCCAGAAACTCTAACAGGAAAACCAAAGACGGCAGAGGAGAAAAACGTTTGGACATCACTTGGAGATGCTGTATTTTCAGTCGTCACAGGGGGAGAGGTCACAGCACAAGATGTGAATTcagaagaagatgaggatgatgaggatcaggaagaagaagaagctgctgcaAAAATACCACAAATATTTGACGATGCAAAGGAGGAACCACTTTTAGTGGACTCCCCAAAAGATCTAGAGAACATAGAGCCCTCTAGTGCTAAAGAAGTACTGTCAGATATTAAAGCAACCACTAGTGACTCTCATCAGCTTTTGTTTGAGGGCGATAGTGTTGAAGAAGTTGTCGGACATGATGAAGCATTAGAACTAAATGATGAGTTGATACCCCAACAAACAAATGAGAGTGTAACATCACTGGATGATCCTGAGGCAACAACAACACGCGAACCCACTGAGGgcaaagaaaaggaggaggcaTTAATGGTTCCACAGGCCAATGAAGATAAAGTACCTACACAGGACAGTACTGTTGTAACAGAGAAGGACCATGCATTTATAGAAACTGATCAAGGAGTAGCTGTATCTGAAGGCATACAAGATGAGGAAACATCCACAGAAGAGAGCCACTTTAATGACTCAGATGTCATCGATGACAAAAATCTCGTAAATCAGGTACATGACCATTTAATGACAGATTTAGACAGTAATGGTAGTCGAGTAGGATTATCAGCGGGGCAACCAAAGATTCAAGAGAAACGACATACGGAGCAGAGGCCGGATGAGATGGAGGAAGAACTACTTGAAGATGAAAATGCACTTTCTTTCTCACAATCAAACACAGATGATGTCACTCCTGAACCACCTCAGCCCTCTGTGTCAGCACCAGAACCAAAATACAGCGATGATGTAATGAGACTGACTCTGCTAAGAGACCACTTCACAGAGGAAGACATGGAGCGAGTCCAAAAGCTTCTGGGTCTACAAAACCTCTACAGAGTGGAGGCCATGTTTTCTGATCttgacacagagctgcaggcaacCCGTGTGTTGCACACAGGCACCACACAGGACATCGAAAGCGCACTGGAGGGCATCCTGGAGGCCTCTGAGAACGCCATCCTGGACGAGGTTGAGAAATTGCTTGACAGCCGGGACACAAAGCACAACTTAGAGCACCATGTGGACACAGGATTTGATGAAGAAACTGAAATACTGGATAGCTTTCAGGAACTTGCTTTCAGCCTACGACAGAAGTACTCAACAGCCAGTGATAGTGCGCCTTTAGCAGCAGAAAAACTATCACATATTGAACAAG GTGAACATGAATTGAATAATGAGCAACAAATGCCCCATGTTGTTGAAAAAAGATTTGACAACAATCCTTATCCTGAGCGAGATGACAACCTCGCAGTACCAGATTATGAAGAAATGCCAGCTGAGATTAAAGAAgggaaggagcaggagcagaCTGTTTTGGAGGAGGATGTCACGGTGGCGGAGGATGGTGGACacttcaacaaaaacaaagacaatcaGCCGAGCTTCAGTGTGTCAGATGAGATGCCGAAGGTCCCTCAAGCCACCCTGGAAAGTCCCCTAGATATGGGCCTTGGTGTTGAGGTGGAGCAGTCGCCCTCTG GATCTATGGAATCCATGGAACCAGTGCCTGAAATACATGAAGAAGAAGTGGGATTATTTACAACTGGAATTGTTTACGCAGGCTGCATCCTGACGATAATCAAGAACAAAACTGTGGAGTGGATCATTGTG ATGATCGCATTACTGCCAGAAGAGTGGAAGCCAGGTGAAACGTTGTTTGGCTGTCCTTGGCAAGCTGTTGTCATCACGGCCTTGGTTGGAGCAGTGACCTTCACCCTCTTCTTCTGGAGGACTGTGTTGGCA gTAAAGAAGAGAGAATACCTTG tggatGAAAAAAGGCTCACAGAGCAAATCCAGATGCTCAAAAAAGAGAAGAGTGATGCTCTCGCCAAAATGTCTGAACTCCAGAAACAG actgaaaaactgaaagaaaatcaAAAACAGTCAAAAGAATCTGTGAGCAGTACAGTAAAAAGGATCCAAGACCTAGAG AGTAAAGTTTTAGAGGCAGAAACATTGAATGAACAGATGGCTGAagataagaaaaaatatttaaaattacTTGAAGAAGAGCAGGCAAGCTCACTCCAAAATGAAACCAGG ATTGAAAAATTAGAGAAGTCAAACGAGAAACTGCAGCTCAGCCGGAAAAAAATTCAGGAAGCACTTGCAAAG ACTACTGTTCTCCTTGATGAGGCTAAGATCCGAGAAGATGCCCGAAACATTCAGCACAAATCTCTTGAGAAAGACTATGTCGCATTGAAGGAACAGAATAAAACG CTTAAGTCCACTATTAAAGActgggaggacaaacacaaggaGCTGAATGAAAAGATTAAAGTCTACCAGAAGTCTCAGAAAGAGCTGGAGGACTCCGTGGTGCTCAAAGATCACAAcgtggag GTGCTGTCTGAACTTCTGGCAGACTTGGATGCTTGTGATGTGCAAAAAGGTGAAACCAAAGTTTTAGCCAATGGGGAAGTAGCACCTG ACAAGAAGACAGCTGTAAGGAACAGAATCAAACAGATGATGGATGTTTCCAGG GTCCAGACCACTCTCACTGTAGTTGAAGAAGAGCGGGATCGCTTCATGACAAAACTACTGAATGAAGAGAAGTCTCGCAAGTCACTTGAAG aaaaacaccagGAGCTGGAACATGCACTAGTAACTCTAAAAAGTGAGAAGGGCCATGTTGAAAACCAGTTCAAGATCCTCCAGCAGAAAAATGAAATCATGGTTGAAATGTACCAGCAAAAAGAAAACGCTCTACAGCA GAGATTAACCAAGGAGGAACTGGAGCGACGCAGCAAAGAGAATCTGCTGTCTGAGGTGGGAGGAAAAGCTCTGGAAGCAGAGGAGCAGGTTAAAGTCTTAAGACAACGCATTAATGAAATGGAGGAGCAGATGAAGAAGACAGAGGAAGTGTATAAAGAACAG ATTAAagaacaggaaaacaaaacgcATTCAAACTGG GTGAATGCTCGCAACGCAGAGCGAGCACTGAATCAGGAGAAGCTGGAATCATCAAAGCTTCGTGAAAA GTTGGCTGTTCTTACATCCCAGTTGAATGAACGCCGTGCTCCTCTCTTCAGGCCTAATTCCGGTCAGCCTGCAGGCCCTCGCCAAG GTGATTCTTATGGGCCCTCTCCTGTGAGTGGGGGTGCACCCTCTCCGCCATTAATGATAGAGGGTCCCAGGCGCCCTCCTTCTGCCCCAGTTGGGCGAAGAATTGACCCGTATG GTCCTCGGCCTCCCTCAGACCCACATGGCCGTTACCCAGAAAACAAGCACATTCCTGGGATGG ACATGATGGGCCCCCGTAGCTCTTCTCCAGCCAACTTGGATGGCTCT GTACCTGGATCCTTCTTGGTATCACCAATCAGGGACTCACCTGGCCCCATGGTCCAAGGGCCTCCACCCGGCTCTGGACCTCACGACCCGCTGTCTCCTCCTGGACCCCATGGCCGTCTCCCACCACCCGGACCTTATAGAGCTCCACGACCTGGCCCTTACCACCTCCCACCAGGCCCCCCTCCTTTAAACATACCTCCACCATTGCATGGGCCTCCACTATCGGCCAACGGACACCCAGGCATGCCTCTGCCTGGACCAACGGGAGGAGAGTTTGGACCTCGGCCCTCCAATGGACACGCATTCCACCCCAGGCCAGGCCCTGGACATGTCATGGATCCTCGgggtccaccaccaccacacttccgtcctcctcctcatcactttGGACCGATGCCTCCGCCACTCG GTGTGCGTGGGCCCATGGGACCATTTCCACCCGTCCCTCCTGACATGCGCTTCCCAGGTCCACGTGATCACAGTGGCCCACCAATGGACCTTCCTCCAGGTCTCCCACCCCACCCTGCACATCCTGCTGACTCGTACGGTAACCCTGTGCCCAATTCCCTCCAGAACTCAGCAGGGGCTCACAGCGGCCCCGGACAGGACCTGCATGTGAAGCAGGAGGCCCATCAGGACTCAGCAAAGCCAGGGATGGTcaagccttaa
- the mia3 gene encoding transport and Golgi organization protein 1 homolog isoform X2, with the protein MAAKHIYRQGFLLLLCNFICTAVLERRFSDFKRCADEECSMLLCRGKAVKDFSGPDCRFLSFKKSETIYVYYKLSGRRGDLWAGSVGSHFGYFPKDLLSVNHLYTDKELEIPAEETDFVCFENGFDKFDNYDVDLLLGLSFVANDENKETSDQIHVAEGTQQETQPPEKQGTDSEKQTEHHEHSEDLHEVPDDESASIPEVDTSTESPLPKVEEFNTAAVPDATESATEVVEEKPVPELVLESVSERTETKNAPPTPETEPVPSVSEGMLIPKLQTTLGTTFDAVTTDDAITKSITPYEEEDDEEAEYHPEGDIDIEEGTPDETPLLSFEQTTNTPTTGTHETPETLTGKPKTAEEKNVWTSLGDAVFSVVTGGEVTAQDVNSEEDEDDEDQEEEEAAAKIPQIFDDAKEEPLLVDSPKDLENIEPSSAKEVLSDIKATTSDSHQLLFEGDSVEEVVGHDEALELNDELIPQQTNESVTSLDDPEATTTREPTEGKEKEEALMVPQANEDKVPTQDSTVVTEKDHAFIETDQGVAVSEGIQDEETSTEESHFNDSDVIDDKNLVNQVHDHLMTDLDSNGSRVGLSAGQPKIQEKRHTEQRPDEMEEELLEDENALSFSQSNTDDVTPEPPQPSVSAPEPKYSDDVMRLTLLRDHFTEEDMERVQKLLGLQNLYRVEAMFSDLDTELQATRVLHTGTTQDIESALEGILEASENAILDEVEKLLDSRDTKHNLEHHVDTGFDEETEILDSFQELAFSLRQKYSTASDSAPLAAEKLSHIEQGEHELNNEQQMPHVVEKRFDNNPYPERDDNLAVPDYEEMPAEIKEGKEQEQTVLEEDVTVAEDGGHFNKNKDNQPSFSVSDEMPKVPQATLESPLDMGLGVEVEQSPSGSMESMEPVPEIHEEEVGLFTTGIVYAGCILTIIKNKTVEWIIVMIALLPEEWKPGETLFGCPWQAVVITALVGAVTFTLFFWRTVLAVKKREYLVDEKRLTEQIQMLKKEKSDALAKMSELQKQTEKLKENQKQSKESVSSTVKRIQDLESKVLEAETLNEQMAEDKKKYLKLLEEEQASSLQNETRIEKLEKSNEKLQLSRKKIQEALAKTTVLLDEAKIREDARNIQHKSLEKDYVALKEQNKTLKSTIKDWEDKHKELNEKIKVYQKSQKELEDSVVLKDHNVEVLSELLADLDACDVQKGETKVLANGEVAPDKKTAVRNRIKQMMDVSRVQTTLTVVEEERDRFMTKLLNEEKSRKSLEEKHQELEHALVTLKSEKGHVENQFKILQQKNEIMVEMYQQKENALQQRLTKEELERRSKENLLSEVGGKALEAEEQVKVLRQRINEMEEQMKKTEEVYKEQIKEQENKTHSNWVNARNAERALNQEKLESSKLREKLAVLTSQLNERRAPLFRPNSGQPAGPRQGPRPPSDPHGRYPENKHIPGMDMMGPRSSSPANLDGSAVDPQIKAESQAEASTESPEPVPGSFLVSPIRDSPGPMVQGPPPGSGPHDPLSPPGPHGRLPPPGPYRAPRPGPYHLPPGPPPLNIPPPLHGPPLSANGHPGMPLPGPTGGEFGPRPSNGHAFHPRPGPGHVMDPRGPPPPHFRPPPHHFGPMPPPLGVRGPMGPFPPVPPDMRFPGPRDHSGPPMDLPPGLPPHPAHPADSYGNPVPNSLQNSAGAHSGPGQDLHVKQEAHQDSAKPGMVKP; encoded by the exons ATGGCAGCAAAACACATCTACCGACAAGGCTTTCTATTACTTTTGTGTAACTTTATTTGCACTGCAGTCTTGGAAAGAAGGTTCTCCGACTTTAAAAGATGTGCGGACGAGGAGTGCAGCA tGCTTCTGTGTCGAGGAAAAGCTGTGAAAGATTTCTCAGGACCTGATTGTCGGTTCCTTTCTTTTAAGAAATCTGAAACTATCTATGTATACTATAAACTGTCAGGAAGAAGAGGTGACTTATGGGCTGGAAGT GTTGGGAGTCACTTTGGCTATTTCCCAAAAGACCTTCTTTCAGTAAACCACCTTTATACTGACAAAGAGCTTGAAATTCCAGCAGAG GAAACAGATTTTGTCTGCTTTGAGAATGGATTTGACAAATTTGACAATTATGACGTAGACCTGCTATTAGGCCTGTCGTTTGTGGCGAATGATGAAAATAAGGAAACGTCTGACCAAATCCATGTGGCTGAGggcacacagcaggaaacacagcCACCAGAAAAACAAGGGACTGacagtgaaaaacaaactgAGCATCATGAGCACTCAGAGGATCTTCATGAAGTCCCTGATGATGAAAGTGCCTCTATACCTGAGGTAGATACATCAACTGAATCTCCTTTGCCAAAAGTAGAAGAATTCAACACTGCAGCTGTGCCTGATGCCACTGAAAGTGCAACAGAAGTAGTTGAAGAAAAGCCTGTGCCAGAGCTTGTTCTTGAAAGTGTGTCTGAAAGGACTGAAACCAAAAATGCACCCCCAACGCCTGAAACAGAACCAGTGCCCTCAGTTTCTGAAGGCATGCTAATCCCCAAGTTGCAAACTACCCTTGGAACTACTTTTGATGCTGTGACCACTGATGATGCAATCACCAAGAGCATTACCCCatatgaagaggaggatgatgaagaggctGAATACCACCCTGAAGGTGACATTGATATTGAAGAAGGAACTCCTGATGAAACTCCACTGCTGTCATTTGAACAAACCACAAACACTCCAACAACTGGCACCCATGAAACTCCAGAAACTCTAACAGGAAAACCAAAGACGGCAGAGGAGAAAAACGTTTGGACATCACTTGGAGATGCTGTATTTTCAGTCGTCACAGGGGGAGAGGTCACAGCACAAGATGTGAATTcagaagaagatgaggatgatgaggatcaggaagaagaagaagctgctgcaAAAATACCACAAATATTTGACGATGCAAAGGAGGAACCACTTTTAGTGGACTCCCCAAAAGATCTAGAGAACATAGAGCCCTCTAGTGCTAAAGAAGTACTGTCAGATATTAAAGCAACCACTAGTGACTCTCATCAGCTTTTGTTTGAGGGCGATAGTGTTGAAGAAGTTGTCGGACATGATGAAGCATTAGAACTAAATGATGAGTTGATACCCCAACAAACAAATGAGAGTGTAACATCACTGGATGATCCTGAGGCAACAACAACACGCGAACCCACTGAGGgcaaagaaaaggaggaggcaTTAATGGTTCCACAGGCCAATGAAGATAAAGTACCTACACAGGACAGTACTGTTGTAACAGAGAAGGACCATGCATTTATAGAAACTGATCAAGGAGTAGCTGTATCTGAAGGCATACAAGATGAGGAAACATCCACAGAAGAGAGCCACTTTAATGACTCAGATGTCATCGATGACAAAAATCTCGTAAATCAGGTACATGACCATTTAATGACAGATTTAGACAGTAATGGTAGTCGAGTAGGATTATCAGCGGGGCAACCAAAGATTCAAGAGAAACGACATACGGAGCAGAGGCCGGATGAGATGGAGGAAGAACTACTTGAAGATGAAAATGCACTTTCTTTCTCACAATCAAACACAGATGATGTCACTCCTGAACCACCTCAGCCCTCTGTGTCAGCACCAGAACCAAAATACAGCGATGATGTAATGAGACTGACTCTGCTAAGAGACCACTTCACAGAGGAAGACATGGAGCGAGTCCAAAAGCTTCTGGGTCTACAAAACCTCTACAGAGTGGAGGCCATGTTTTCTGATCttgacacagagctgcaggcaacCCGTGTGTTGCACACAGGCACCACACAGGACATCGAAAGCGCACTGGAGGGCATCCTGGAGGCCTCTGAGAACGCCATCCTGGACGAGGTTGAGAAATTGCTTGACAGCCGGGACACAAAGCACAACTTAGAGCACCATGTGGACACAGGATTTGATGAAGAAACTGAAATACTGGATAGCTTTCAGGAACTTGCTTTCAGCCTACGACAGAAGTACTCAACAGCCAGTGATAGTGCGCCTTTAGCAGCAGAAAAACTATCACATATTGAACAAG GTGAACATGAATTGAATAATGAGCAACAAATGCCCCATGTTGTTGAAAAAAGATTTGACAACAATCCTTATCCTGAGCGAGATGACAACCTCGCAGTACCAGATTATGAAGAAATGCCAGCTGAGATTAAAGAAgggaaggagcaggagcagaCTGTTTTGGAGGAGGATGTCACGGTGGCGGAGGATGGTGGACacttcaacaaaaacaaagacaatcaGCCGAGCTTCAGTGTGTCAGATGAGATGCCGAAGGTCCCTCAAGCCACCCTGGAAAGTCCCCTAGATATGGGCCTTGGTGTTGAGGTGGAGCAGTCGCCCTCTG GATCTATGGAATCCATGGAACCAGTGCCTGAAATACATGAAGAAGAAGTGGGATTATTTACAACTGGAATTGTTTACGCAGGCTGCATCCTGACGATAATCAAGAACAAAACTGTGGAGTGGATCATTGTG ATGATCGCATTACTGCCAGAAGAGTGGAAGCCAGGTGAAACGTTGTTTGGCTGTCCTTGGCAAGCTGTTGTCATCACGGCCTTGGTTGGAGCAGTGACCTTCACCCTCTTCTTCTGGAGGACTGTGTTGGCA gTAAAGAAGAGAGAATACCTTG tggatGAAAAAAGGCTCACAGAGCAAATCCAGATGCTCAAAAAAGAGAAGAGTGATGCTCTCGCCAAAATGTCTGAACTCCAGAAACAG actgaaaaactgaaagaaaatcaAAAACAGTCAAAAGAATCTGTGAGCAGTACAGTAAAAAGGATCCAAGACCTAGAG AGTAAAGTTTTAGAGGCAGAAACATTGAATGAACAGATGGCTGAagataagaaaaaatatttaaaattacTTGAAGAAGAGCAGGCAAGCTCACTCCAAAATGAAACCAGG ATTGAAAAATTAGAGAAGTCAAACGAGAAACTGCAGCTCAGCCGGAAAAAAATTCAGGAAGCACTTGCAAAG ACTACTGTTCTCCTTGATGAGGCTAAGATCCGAGAAGATGCCCGAAACATTCAGCACAAATCTCTTGAGAAAGACTATGTCGCATTGAAGGAACAGAATAAAACG CTTAAGTCCACTATTAAAGActgggaggacaaacacaaggaGCTGAATGAAAAGATTAAAGTCTACCAGAAGTCTCAGAAAGAGCTGGAGGACTCCGTGGTGCTCAAAGATCACAAcgtggag GTGCTGTCTGAACTTCTGGCAGACTTGGATGCTTGTGATGTGCAAAAAGGTGAAACCAAAGTTTTAGCCAATGGGGAAGTAGCACCTG ACAAGAAGACAGCTGTAAGGAACAGAATCAAACAGATGATGGATGTTTCCAGG GTCCAGACCACTCTCACTGTAGTTGAAGAAGAGCGGGATCGCTTCATGACAAAACTACTGAATGAAGAGAAGTCTCGCAAGTCACTTGAAG aaaaacaccagGAGCTGGAACATGCACTAGTAACTCTAAAAAGTGAGAAGGGCCATGTTGAAAACCAGTTCAAGATCCTCCAGCAGAAAAATGAAATCATGGTTGAAATGTACCAGCAAAAAGAAAACGCTCTACAGCA GAGATTAACCAAGGAGGAACTGGAGCGACGCAGCAAAGAGAATCTGCTGTCTGAGGTGGGAGGAAAAGCTCTGGAAGCAGAGGAGCAGGTTAAAGTCTTAAGACAACGCATTAATGAAATGGAGGAGCAGATGAAGAAGACAGAGGAAGTGTATAAAGAACAG ATTAAagaacaggaaaacaaaacgcATTCAAACTGG GTGAATGCTCGCAACGCAGAGCGAGCACTGAATCAGGAGAAGCTGGAATCATCAAAGCTTCGTGAAAA GTTGGCTGTTCTTACATCCCAGTTGAATGAACGCCGTGCTCCTCTCTTCAGGCCTAATTCCGGTCAGCCTGCAGGCCCTCGCCAAG GTCCTCGGCCTCCCTCAGACCCACATGGCCGTTACCCAGAAAACAAGCACATTCCTGGGATGG ACATGATGGGCCCCCGTAGCTCTTCTCCAGCCAACTTGGATGGCTCT gcagtagATCCACAGATAAAAGCAGAATCTCAGGCTGAGGCCTCCACAGAGAGTCCAGAGCCA GTACCTGGATCCTTCTTGGTATCACCAATCAGGGACTCACCTGGCCCCATGGTCCAAGGGCCTCCACCCGGCTCTGGACCTCACGACCCGCTGTCTCCTCCTGGACCCCATGGCCGTCTCCCACCACCCGGACCTTATAGAGCTCCACGACCTGGCCCTTACCACCTCCCACCAGGCCCCCCTCCTTTAAACATACCTCCACCATTGCATGGGCCTCCACTATCGGCCAACGGACACCCAGGCATGCCTCTGCCTGGACCAACGGGAGGAGAGTTTGGACCTCGGCCCTCCAATGGACACGCATTCCACCCCAGGCCAGGCCCTGGACATGTCATGGATCCTCGgggtccaccaccaccacacttccgtcctcctcctcatcactttGGACCGATGCCTCCGCCACTCG GTGTGCGTGGGCCCATGGGACCATTTCCACCCGTCCCTCCTGACATGCGCTTCCCAGGTCCACGTGATCACAGTGGCCCACCAATGGACCTTCCTCCAGGTCTCCCACCCCACCCTGCACATCCTGCTGACTCGTACGGTAACCCTGTGCCCAATTCCCTCCAGAACTCAGCAGGGGCTCACAGCGGCCCCGGACAGGACCTGCATGTGAAGCAGGAGGCCCATCAGGACTCAGCAAAGCCAGGGATGGTcaagccttaa